The Branchiostoma lanceolatum isolate klBraLanc5 chromosome 3, klBraLanc5.hap2, whole genome shotgun sequence DNA segment ttaattttcatcaaaacTGAAAAGGAAACTAAACCTTTCAGACAACTGGTGTTGTTCAACAAATAAGTCATCTCActattcattcattgtttgaTTACTTTAGTTGTGGCAGTCCACAGAAATGTTTCCCTGCTTTCGAATGGTTTATACAGTGGACTGTCCAAAGACTACTTGCACAGTGCTTTGAAGGTCCCATGATTTGCATCTTTCCATTCTGCTGACAGCCGAACATTTGCTGTGCACTTGAATGCCAAAGCTGTCTGCAGAGAGGGGAGAATGATTGGCCTTGTGACAGGTGCAATCAATTCTATGTCCCGGGCAATAATCCTGCACCAGCTTTTGATTCACTCTGCGTATCTCATTCTACAAGTTTAGGCTGCGCTCCCCCAGGAGCACTTCCTCCTACTACTGGAACTCTATTCAGATGCCTTCTGTGGGAAAGACTCGATTTTGATGTAATATCCCAACCCTGACTGCAGGGAACACGACAGGTTTCTGTGGGAGGATTTCCTACAATGAGAACAGCAATGAAGCTGGCAAGCTCCGAGGACTATCTTCAGTTTCCGTACATTCCTTTGTTAGCCACATGGTGCCATTGGACTAGAAGTGGAATATGCACCCCAGGAGAACTTTGGCTTATTTACCAGAGTAATGGAATGCAACCATCTAAATGAGATCTTGTTCAGGGGAACACAGCATGAAATGTTCTCTAAAGCTGTAGAGACTTCAAACCAATTCCAAACCAATCCCAACCCATTGAAGGGAAAATCCCAAACATAATTTGAAAGCAGGTGATTGTTATACTGAGTCTCTATGTAATAGCCTGTGCATCTCTCTTCATACATGAAAGgcaatgaaaatatttcatatgaacaatatcatatcataatgcAAATTCTAGCTATTAGAAATTCCTGATTTCAGCAAAAGTTAAGTGATACTTTTTGAGGGGAATACAATTATTTTGTTAACATATTACATTGGAATGAGGCTTCTGAAATGTACAACAAACCCCTTTAACTTGGCATAACAATTGCTTCTAGACTGTGTGTAATGGACCTACAATTTCAAAACAGGATAGTTCCCTGGTGTTTCTTTTACTGTATTCTGACTACCTAAAGTATTTTTAATGGGAGCTGTCCCAACATTGGGCTTTACCACACTTTTAGTAGGGTATCTAACTATCACATGACTCTAAAGCCTAGcaggaaaaaattcaaatgccTGCATGTCCAGCAGTGTTTGAAAAACTCTTCTTGACTTAAACTGAACACTTTGAGATATCGTTACAGTTTAGTTGCAGTCTTTGATCTCCAACTGTCACAAAAAATTGAAGCAACAGCAGAGCGCTGAGGACcaaccttcctcctcctcctcttcttctccgaTCCCAGGGGGAGGTTTCTTCTCCCTTGTTAAACTACGGACCCCGTCTTCATCTACCTCCTGTTGTTGCTCCTCCTGAGGTTGttctttttccttcttctttagTCCGTACTGAAATGGCAACAATTCGAAAACTTAATTCCTCACAACATTCTTTCATTTACTCAAAACCTGTTTGAAGGCATACAGTTACAACGTGGGCTGAACCTTGTGCTTCATTTAAAACAACAGTTTCTGTAATCAAGCTGTATCAGAGTGGCATTTATACTCTGCTACATTCCACTGTAGTTAAGCCTGAAAATGTTGCCCACTTTGAAATCGGGGGCCCTACAAGAATTTGCAATCCATCAAAAGATACTAGAATCTCTAACATATATGCAATATATGTCATGCCCTTAGTGCTTTTATACTGACCCTCAAATGGCTGAGGTCAGCATCAAAGTCTTTGAAATGACCTCCACTAAGCTGTAAAATATTTTCTCTCCCTGTAGGCTCATCCTGCAGGCAAAAGAGACTACCCTGAATGACCACAACGTCAACCTTTATGACTAGGAAGGGCCCAGATTGTACCTGGCCATCAGCTGGTCCTTCCTGGGCTACAGGATGGAAATAGAAGGGGCCAAGTGAAGGTCAAGATAATATGGGCTCAGCACTTTTGGCAACAAGCAATCATCAGATGGGCCTGTGTGTATATAGTGCTGCTGTGTGGGTAAAGTTGGTGGGATTTAAGGACTTCCCTTGACATTGATGCTCATGAATTTGGTTAGCCATGCCATGCTTTTATCTCATTTAGTGTGTCCCTTCGGTtactgaaatgaaaaatgaaacaaaaatgattCTAAGTAACTAATTCGTCTGAAATAAACATATAGTCATCATGGTTATAATGTCTGTTCATCTTCATGTAAAGCAATGAATGGTTGAATCCTTACATGACAGGAATTTTTGCTATCAAATGTAATCACAGGAGAATAAACGAAAAGCACTTTAGGGACCCAAACACATGAGAGTAAATGCCGAATGGTCACATATCccatgatctccaagcagatacaagaAGGGAAGATTATATCATTCTTCAATTTGTCCTACCACGTTCTCTAGCTTGTCCAACCACCAAATATCTGCTGATGGACATGTCCCATATTGTGCCTAAATATTGTGATTGAATCTCTGTAAGCAAATCATTCCCCTGGGCATGTCAAGATTGTGCAGGTCTCACCTTGTCCCTGATTGTTGACCTGACCTTCTCCCGTTCCTCTTCCATCTTACGATGTTTCTCCTTCCTGGCCTCCTCCTGTTGCCTCAGGGCCTCGGCCACCTCTGGGTCCTGTCCGTCCTCAGTCAGTTCCTTCTTCTCTCCATCTCCTTCTTCATCTTTTCCTCCTCCTGTTATATTCTGCAGTTCTGCAGGAAAACACAAGGTGTCCCAATAGAATGTCAGCAGAAGTAGTCAAACATTAAGTACATTGGTGAAATTATGACATGATGATTTTATCAATGTATGTCTATAACATTTAAGAGATTAATGGATATCAAAAGTCACAAATCTGTAATCCTAACTTGATTGATAAGTTCAAAAACAGTTAAGAATTCTATGTTGTAATCCTAAGTTTGAACTATATCTTTTAGCATTGTTAAGAGTTGTGAACACATTATCATCTGATTGAAGTAATAATCTGATGACCATACAAAGTATTTCCTGATATGTATCTGTTGGTCtatgtttctgttgtttgagTGAACATAGTCATCAACTCTGCACCAGCAAGATATTTTTTATTGCTAAGTACATACTTTGGCACTACTGAAACTTCAACATGctctaaaacaaaacatattttacCAGTCACTAGGACATGGTTACACTCACTGATATATCACTGACATACTTGTATCTCTAGGCTCAGTCCAAATCATAAATTGTTAACAGGGAAAGATGAAAAGATGTCTTCTTCTGATACAAAATATGAGGATCATATGAGAGCAAGATTTATGATCATATGGTATAGTGTCAGAAAGTCTGGTCTGAAGTCTTCCAACTTGTAATAccagtaatgtacatgtagtataatgtaatgtaaatgtaGTATGATAATAGAAATATCACAATAGAGCAAGATTTATGATTAcatgcatgcccgtagccaggggggggtTGCCGAACCCCCCATACGATTgaaaggtccactttttaataaTTAAtgtccaatatttttttttttcaaggcagaCTTTTTTGCATCACCAGCGGGGCTGAAATCCAGTAGAAAAACTACTCACGACTCTGAAATCCTCTcgaaaacacaggaaatgctgtttcagaagcttgaattttaaaaattttaCACTCTTGAAGGTCGACTTTTTAATGTCTgagattttttcttttttcaaggcggacttatttgaaTCACCAGCGAGGCTGGAATgaaagaaaaactgctaactttatCTCAGATTTTTTCCTCGGAAAtactctcaaaaacacaggaaatgccattccagaaggttcaattttcaaaatttggCATGATATGGAATCGTGTCAGATAGTCTGGTTTGAAGTCCTCCAAATGGTATATAAGAATAGTCCACAATAGAGCAGAATTTATGATCATATGGCATAGTGTCAGGCAGTCTGGACTGCTGATTGAGAGGTGGCGCTTCCTTCACAGGAAGCTGCCACAAGAGAAATGTCCCTCCTGCATGGGTGCCAGTGCAGAATGATAGACACATGCATTAGTCTTTGATATGTTCCCTCCTATGCTGCCTGATACATCCTCCCACGGTTTTCCCACATTCACAAGCCATGCAGAATTGTGGCAGCAATTCCCGTCCGTCCTGCACTTTTATGTGCAATAGATCTGGCTCTGAGCAGATGACAGGCATTCATAGTCAGCCATCAGACCAAACCAGCATGCAATGTCCTATATCTGACTTTCTTAAATGTCCTGATGCAAATGACATTGGTTCCCATTTCTAACTATACTGTGTTTCCATTCAttggaaaaaagaagaaaaaaaatcccttGCTATTGTGCACTTTTCAGAATGGGCAAACAAGCCAAACCTGTGCAAATGTCCATGGTTCAAATAGTGCTTTGACACTGCCTCTCTATGTGTACCTCCACCCAACGTTATTCCTTTCACGTTTGTGACCGTGTGAACCCTTTAACTCTCTGTCTAGTATATATTTAACTTTGGGTGGCGTGATCTGCAGTTTTTTTCCTTTACTGCATGATGCACTCAGCTGATTGGGGGATAAACTTCCCCAAAGAGGATCCGTGTGTTATTAAGCGGTGTGCCAGGAATGCTTTTAGGGCAGATTTTCCATGCCTTTCTAACCGTTACGGTGCTCGTGTGCTGCCCTTTTACCGATTCCATGCTTGGTTGATGGCCATGCTCTGGTAGTGGCATCACCTGTGTGATAGCCTCCTGCACGTATATGTAATGGTTTGGTATAATGCATGGTGTTTATGGTTGTACATAAAGTATACATCTTACTGGCAGATTCTAAATACATCCCTGAAGGATAAAACTTTAACTGCATACCCACTGTGCATATCAGCAGTGCATCTAACAACTGGAAGATACACTGCCATCTTTTTCCCATTATATGTGCGATGCCCATGTTGGAATTTCCATAAGGGAAATGTTTTTCAATATAGACCAATAGGCAGCCCAGACAGATATGAATCAGATATTATAGAATAATCCAAATTCAATCAACATGCATGAAGTCATAATAAGGAATACAAAATTGATTGCAAACATAATCTGTCTAACAAAATGTtaataattttgataaatggtataagttataacacaatcatacatgtagttgtcacaGTGTAACTTAAGCTTTTTCCATTTGACCTGCTTACTCCTGTA contains these protein-coding regions:
- the LOC136430985 gene encoding complexin-2-like; its protein translation is MAAFLAKQMLGDQMKELQNITGGGKDEEGDGEKKELTEDGQDPEVAEALRQQEEARKEKHRKMEEEREKVRSTIRDKYGLKKKEKEQPQEEQQQEVDEDGVRSLTREKKPPPGIGEEEEEEEGPLDELWKMFSEKFPSIAEKFSNK